The genome window TTGGCACTAAATTTAATAGTAAAATGCACAAACTAGAAAAAATAGGTAATTTTTCTTCCACTTTCACCCACACATAAAAATTTTTAATCTGAAAAAATAAGCCGTTTTTGCAATGATTTTTTAAAGCTTAAAATTAAAAAAATAAATTTTAAAAATTTTTTTTAACAATATTTGTTTATTGGTGTATAATTGTGGGTGATAGTGGAGACAATCGGAAATGTTTGGAACTGTTTTTAGAATACTAGATGAAAAGAATAGAATTGTGCTGCCCCCTGCTTTTCGGAATGAACTTGAGGGCGACTTCTATATTTCAGCTAGTTTGGAAAAAATCCTCGAAATTAGAAGCCAAACAGAATTTGACCTTCTCGCCCAAAAAATTGGCAAAGCAAACTCGCTCGATCCTAAACTTCGTGATTTTGCAAGATATTTTTTTGGGAACACGGTCAAAGTTTCGGTTGACAAACAAGGACGATTTTTAATCCCAAAAAATCTACTTGATCTCGCCGCTATCGAAAAAAAACTATATTTAATAGGGGTTAACAACAAAATTGAAATTTGACCTGAACAAAGATATGAACAATTTTATGCAAAGTTTTCTGATAGCGAAGTCACCGCTGATCTTGAAAAGGAGTTGCTAAAATCGGGAGTAGAATTATAAAATGCATATTCCAGTTTTGTTAGAAGAACTAATTTCAGCGCTTCAAATTAACCCAAAAGGATTTTATGTTGATCTTACTTTAGGACGTGGTGGTCATTCTTTGGCAATTCTAGAGAAATTGACAACTGGAAAATTGGTCGTTTTTGATAAAGACCAGCAAGCCTTAGATGAAACTAAGTCAAAATTATTAGCAATTAGTCAAAACGTTGAATTTATTTGGTCTGATTTTTCTAAATTCGATACCTTCCTAGAAAAGTTAGGGATTGAGTTTGTTGACGGATTTATAATTGATTTAGGAGTTTCTTCCCCACAAATCGATAATCCAGAACGCGGATTTTCATATTCTAAAGATGGCAATTTAGATATGCGAATGGATAAAAGTCAAAAACTTAGCGCTTTTACCGTTTTAAATGAATATCCTGTAGAAAAATTAGTTGAAATTTTTTTCAAATATGGTCAAATAAAATATGCGCGACAAATTGCAAAAGCAATCATTGACTCTCGACCTTTGAAAACTACTTTTGAACTTGTAAATCTTGTCAAAAAAGTAATTCCTGCTCTGGTGTTAGTTAAAAAAAATTATGTAAAAAATGTTTTTCAGGCTGTACGGATCGAGGTTAATAATGAACTTGAGTCTTTGCAAAAGTTGTTAGAAAAGTTACCAAAATTTTTAAAGCAAGGATCAAAAGTTGCAATTATTACTTTTCATTCGTTAGAGGATAAGATAGTCAAAGATGCATTTTTGAATTTAGTTAATAAGGACAAATTGGAATTTTTTCAAAAAGGTTTACCAAAATTTTCGTTGAAGGTTTTTCGACCAAAAACTGATGAATTACTAGCAAATCCGCGAGCTAAGTCAGCAAAATTACGTGTTCTAATTAAAAATTAAATAGGCAAAATTGAAAAAAAACAGGTAAAAATACTATGGAAAGTTGTAGTAAAATTATGCTAATGGGATTAGGTGATTTTGGATCAAAAATTGTTAATTTAATCAATTTAGATCAAACTAGTTTTCCAAAATTTTTTATTAATTCACGTGATGAATATGTAAATTTCGATTTTGACTATAAAAATTCACTAATTATCGACCAATCAAACTTTAAGTACAACTGACAAAAAGCAAGTAAGGCAATGTTAGAAAAAAGTTTAGAAATTAAATCAATTCTTGCTAATGTTAGAGTTCTTTTTTTGGTTGTTGGTCTTGGTGGAACAACAGGTTCTGGTTCAGCGCTAGCAATAGCAAATGTTGCCAGAGAAATGGGAATAATCGTAATTGTTTTAGCAACAAATCCTTTGGAAAACGAGTCAAAATTTCGCCAACAAACGAGTTTTGATGTTGTCGAAGCGCTTAAAAAAGTAGTCGATTCGTTAATTATAATATCTTCGGAGCAAATAAGTCAAAATTATTCTGGCTTTTTTCTCGAAAATGTTTTTAAATTAATCACGACAAACATTCAAACAAAAATCGGAATCATAGTTAAGGCACTCTGCCAAAAAAATGCATTAATTCACATTAACAATTCAATTATCGAGTCAATTTTGGCAAATAATAACTTTGTTTTCGTTGCATCGGCGATTGCTTCTGGCGATAATCGAGCAATTTTGGCAACTGAAAATGCCCTAAAAAGTCATTTTGTCGAATTTGATCTTTATTCCTCCGAGGAAATGTTAATCACAATAAGTTCTAATAATTCAATTTTACAATCCGAAATTAGCGATGTTCTTAACGCGATTAGAAAAAATTTCAATTCAGATTTAAAATTTTCATACGGTGTATATCAAAATCCTGAATTAGAAAATCAAATTGAAATCGGGATTATTGCAAGTCAGAAAAAACATAGTTACGAAAGTAAAAAAGCAGCAAAATTAAATATTGCTTTCGATAACAAAGCGAGTATCTTCTAGGAAAAATTAATTTTACTTAACGCTTTTTAAATAAAAATAACTAAAACACCTTTCAAAAAATTATAAAATTTAAAGTTTGCAAAACATAATTTTATAATAAAAAGGTGTTTTTTTTATTTTTTTTCTAAAAAATTTTTTTTAGCAGGAAATCCGAAAAAATGTGGTATAATTTATATACTTAATTTTTGTTCAAACAAAAAATGCTAAAAAATAAGTAGACAAATATTATGACTAAATCAGATAAAAACAAATATATTTCCGACTATTTTTTAGATAGTCAAAAAATTCTTGCAAAATTTAACCCCAAAAATATCGTTATTCTACAATTTTTTCAACGCCGCGAGTTTGCAATTCTTGCGGGGATGGACGAAGTTTTAGATTTATTAATTCAAAATTCTGACTATAAAAATTACAAAATTCGCTACCTAAAAGACGGGGCTCGTCTTGGAAAACGCGAAATTGTTCTTGAATTAGAAGGGCCTTTACATCTTTTTGGGCATTTTGAAGGAATGATTGACGGAATTCTTGCCCGTTCAACTTCGATTGCAACAAATGCTTATTTATGTAAAAAAGCCGCTAGAAATAAGGACATTATTTTTATGGCTGACCGTTCTGATCACTATCTAATGCATAAAATCGACGGCAAAGCGGCGCGACTAGGTGGAGTGAATCTTTTTAGTAATTTAGCTCAAGCTGGTAGTAAAAAATCGGAAAATTTTGGATCAATGCCGCATTCACTGATCCAAAATTTTCAAGGTGATTTAATTAAAGCTGCAAATGCATACCGTCAAATTTTCCCTGAAAAAGAATTAGTTGCACTTGTTGATTTTAACAACGATGTCATTAACGATTCGCTTGCTGTTCTTGCTAAGTTTGGGAAAAAATTAGCAGGAGTTAGAATTGATACCGCACACAATATTGCTGATAAAATGTTTTCAGATCCACAACCTGATGATTTTGGAATTAATGCAAAATTAGTTAAAAAATTACGTGAAGAACTTGATAAAAACGACGGTAAACACGTAAAAATTATTGTTTCTTCTGGTCTTACGCCACCTAAAATAAGAAAGTTAGAACAACAAAATTCGCCAATTGATGCCTACGGTGTCGGTGAGTATATGTTACAAATCCGCCATCATTTTAGTGCTGATGCAACAGTTCTAAACAATGAAAGAATCGCTAAATTCGGACGTTTTTACCGAAAAAACCCAAAATTAATTCCTTTTGAATATGAACAAGGATAATCTTGAATTAAACAATTTAGGTTATAATGATGACCTTAAAATTTGACAAGATAAAACTAGTTTTAATTATTCAGTTGATACAATTTTGCTCGGAAATTTTATCAGTCTGAACAAAAAAATAGAAAGAGCGCTCGAAGTTGGCACAAACAACGGCGCGCTTTCGATTTTTGTCGCTCATAGAAAAACTTCTTTAAAAATTGATGCCCTCGAAATTAATGAAAAAGCTGTTAAATTAGCAAAAATAAACGTTGAACTTAATAAAAAAGAGCAACAAATTAACGTAATTTATGGTGATTTTAATCAATTTTGACCTGAACATAATAAAAAACAGTTGCAAAAATACGACCTTATTTTTGCAAATCCGCCCTACTTTAAAATCGGAACTAAAAAATTTAAAAAAGTTAGCAAAGAATTTCTGAATGCA of Mesomycoplasma dispar contains these proteins:
- a CDS encoding tRNA1(Val) (adenine(37)-N6)-methyltransferase translates to MNKDNLELNNLGYNDDLKIWQDKTSFNYSVDTILLGNFISLNKKIERALEVGTNNGALSIFVAHRKTSLKIDALEINEKAVKLAKINVELNKKEQQINVIYGDFNQFWPEHNKKQLQKYDLIFANPPYFKIGTKKFKKVSKEFLNAIYEFCLNLSQLISGSSKIIQQKGKLALVLPIERFVDSIELLRQNYFEPKKIQFVMVRVGASPKFVLVESEFKGQWGTNYLHNLYLHPNNKNLHIYRKEIQRLYVVRKVKDD
- a CDS encoding FtsZ/tubulin family protein, whose translation is MESCSKIMLMGLGDFGSKIVNLINLDQTSFPKFFINSRDEYVNFDFDYKNSLIIDQSNFKYNWQKASKAMLEKSLEIKSILANVRVLFLVVGLGGTTGSGSALAIANVAREMGIIVIVLATNPLENESKFRQQTSFDVVEALKKVVDSLIIISSEQISQNYSGFFLENVFKLITTNIQTKIGIIVKALCQKNALIHINNSIIESILANNNFVFVASAIASGDNRAILATENALKSHFVEFDLYSSEEMLITISSNNSILQSEISDVLNAIRKNFNSDLKFSYGVYQNPELENQIEIGIIASQKKHSYESKKAAKLNIAFDNKASIF
- the mraZ gene encoding division/cell wall cluster transcriptional repressor MraZ, with the protein product MFGTVFRILDEKNRIVLPPAFRNELEGDFYISASLEKILEIRSQTEFDLLAQKIGKANSLDPKLRDFARYFFGNTVKVSVDKQGRFLIPKNLLDLAAIEKKLYLIGVNNKIEIWPEQRYEQFYAKFSDSEVTADLEKELLKSGVEL
- the rsmH gene encoding 16S rRNA (cytosine(1402)-N(4))-methyltransferase RsmH, which encodes MHIPVLLEELISALQINPKGFYVDLTLGRGGHSLAILEKLTTGKLVVFDKDQQALDETKSKLLAISQNVEFIWSDFSKFDTFLEKLGIEFVDGFIIDLGVSSPQIDNPERGFSYSKDGNLDMRMDKSQKLSAFTVLNEYPVEKLVEIFFKYGQIKYARQIAKAIIDSRPLKTTFELVNLVKKVIPALVLVKKNYVKNVFQAVRIEVNNELESLQKLLEKLPKFLKQGSKVAIITFHSLEDKIVKDAFLNLVNKDKLEFFQKGLPKFSLKVFRPKTDELLANPRAKSAKLRVLIKN
- a CDS encoding nicotinate phosphoribosyltransferase; this encodes MTKSDKNKYISDYFLDSQKILAKFNPKNIVILQFFQRREFAILAGMDEVLDLLIQNSDYKNYKIRYLKDGARLGKREIVLELEGPLHLFGHFEGMIDGILARSTSIATNAYLCKKAARNKDIIFMADRSDHYLMHKIDGKAARLGGVNLFSNLAQAGSKKSENFGSMPHSLIQNFQGDLIKAANAYRQIFPEKELVALVDFNNDVINDSLAVLAKFGKKLAGVRIDTAHNIADKMFSDPQPDDFGINAKLVKKLREELDKNDGKHVKIIVSSGLTPPKIRKLEQQNSPIDAYGVGEYMLQIRHHFSADATVLNNERIAKFGRFYRKNPKLIPFEYEQG